One Polaribacter sp. KT25b DNA segment encodes these proteins:
- a CDS encoding M48 family metallopeptidase → MKKFTIIIAIFIATGISAQTNYQTGMQKAFGLWEKGNTTEASQLFERIASVEKDNWLPSYYAATLEILGSFGLKDEAVLKAKLTKAQEFLDTAKSISKNNPEIIITQALLNLGYIAFDGQKYGMTLSGANNQLYAQALAISPNNPRVILGNAEWNMGSARFFGKSTKPYCDEIKRAIELGKKEEIDIEFYPKFMLERAESVLKLCQG, encoded by the coding sequence ATGAAAAAATTTACAATTATCATCGCAATTTTCATTGCGACAGGGATTTCTGCGCAAACAAATTATCAAACAGGAATGCAAAAAGCATTTGGATTATGGGAAAAAGGTAATACAACTGAAGCTTCTCAACTTTTTGAAAGAATTGCTTCTGTAGAAAAAGACAATTGGTTGCCAAGTTATTATGCTGCAACTTTAGAAATATTAGGCAGTTTTGGTTTAAAAGATGAAGCCGTTTTAAAAGCAAAATTAACCAAAGCCCAAGAATTTTTAGATACTGCAAAATCAATATCAAAAAATAATCCAGAAATTATAATTACGCAAGCACTTTTAAATTTAGGTTATATTGCTTTTGATGGTCAAAAATATGGCATGACTTTATCTGGAGCAAACAATCAATTATATGCCCAAGCTTTAGCTATTTCGCCAAACAATCCTAGAGTAATTTTAGGAAATGCAGAATGGAATATGGGCTCTGCACGCTTTTTTGGAAAATCTACAAAACCCTATTGTGACGAAATAAAACGCGCAATTGAATTAGGGAAAAAAGAAGAAATAGATATTGAATTTTATCCAAAATTTATGCTAGAAAGAGCCGAAAGTGTATTAAAACTATGTCAAGGATAA
- a CDS encoding DUF2141 domain-containing protein: MKKLLLITAFIFIGFSSTSAQENHTITLDFKGMKSNNGNLYVALYNKEDSFLKNPIKATILKIENKKASVILKDIPSGIYAVSAFHDANNNKKMDTNFIGIPKEPIGISNDAKGFMGPPKYKDAKFEVSKDTELTIIVK, translated from the coding sequence ATGAAAAAATTACTTTTAATTACAGCTTTTATATTTATTGGCTTCTCATCAACATCAGCACAAGAAAACCATACAATTACTTTAGATTTTAAAGGAATGAAATCTAACAATGGTAATTTATATGTTGCCTTATATAACAAAGAAGATAGTTTCTTAAAAAACCCAATAAAAGCAACTATCCTAAAAATTGAAAACAAAAAAGCATCCGTAATTTTAAAAGATATTCCATCAGGAATTTATGCAGTTTCTGCGTTTCATGATGCAAATAATAATAAAAAAATGGATACAAATTTTATAGGAATTCCAAAAGAACCAATAGGAATATCAAATGATGCAAAAGGATTTATGGGACCTCCAAAATATAAAGATGCAAAATTTGAAGTATCAAAAGATACCGAACTAACTATAATAGTAAAATAA
- a CDS encoding TonB-dependent receptor: MKRILFIFFTICQFSLIAQNTISGKVTNNKNEPIIGANIYLDGTYDGTSTNDKGEFSFSTSEKGTQTLVISFISFETYIKTADVSSLKNLKIKLRDDVNSLDAVVINAGTFEAGEKAKVTVLKPLDIVTTASALGDFVGALQTLPGTTTVAEDGRLFVRGGEAEETQIFIDGVRVFTPFTPSTNNIPSRGRYSPFLFKGISFSTGGYSAEYGQALSSVLLLNTIDKPVQEKTDLAFMTVGLGLGNTQIWKKSSFSINTSYVNLSPYLEAFPDRNTWNKPFQSLNGEMVFRHEFKDESLLKLYGAYSYTDFDVIQEDINYANGFRFAMQNRNLYFNTSYKNKFGNNWKFETGISFTNDNSKLKIIDDNVNSNQNSAHFKFKLKKLFSNRFKLNFGSEYFISDYNENYTPINASKFEYGFSNNIFASFIETDIFFSKNLATKIGVRAENTGLLNEFTLSPRASISYKSSKNSQFSFAYGQFYQNPKSNYLKFYNNFKSENTSHFIANYQATKQGQIFRIEAYYKDYNNLVKYNETQPTFNSTFNNNGNGYAKGIDVFWRQNGKIKNTDYWVSYSYLDTKRNYRNYTTSATPNFAAKHNLSLVTKHWIEDWKSQVGFSYNFASGRNYTNPNKPGFLNNKTKNYNSLSLNWAYLINQQKILYFSVNNALGTKNVFGYNYKNTPDNNGNFDRQAIIPNADRFFFVGFFWTISDNKKTNQLNNL, translated from the coding sequence ATGAAACGAATACTATTTATATTTTTTACTATTTGCCAATTTTCTTTAATTGCACAAAACACAATTTCAGGAAAAGTTACTAATAACAAAAATGAACCTATTATAGGCGCAAACATTTATTTAGACGGCACTTACGATGGAACTTCGACCAACGATAAAGGAGAATTTTCATTTTCAACATCAGAAAAAGGAACACAAACTTTGGTTATTTCTTTTATTTCTTTCGAAACTTATATTAAAACTGCTGATGTATCATCTCTCAAAAACTTAAAAATAAAATTAAGAGATGACGTTAATTCTTTAGATGCAGTTGTTATAAATGCTGGTACTTTTGAAGCTGGCGAAAAAGCAAAAGTTACCGTTTTAAAACCATTAGATATTGTTACAACTGCAAGTGCTTTGGGCGATTTTGTTGGCGCTTTGCAAACCTTACCAGGAACAACAACTGTAGCAGAAGATGGACGTTTATTTGTAAGAGGTGGTGAAGCAGAAGAAACACAGATTTTTATAGACGGTGTAAGAGTTTTTACACCATTTACACCATCAACAAATAACATACCTTCTAGAGGTAGATATTCTCCTTTTTTATTCAAAGGAATTTCATTTTCTACTGGCGGATATTCTGCAGAATATGGGCAAGCTTTATCAAGCGTTTTATTATTAAATACTATAGACAAACCTGTACAAGAAAAAACCGATTTAGCTTTTATGACTGTTGGTTTAGGATTAGGAAATACCCAAATTTGGAAAAAAAGTTCTTTTAGTATCAATACTTCATATGTTAATTTATCTCCTTATTTAGAAGCTTTTCCAGACAGAAATACTTGGAACAAACCTTTTCAAAGTCTTAATGGAGAAATGGTTTTTAGACACGAATTTAAAGATGAATCTCTACTAAAATTGTATGGCGCTTATAGTTATACAGATTTTGACGTAATTCAAGAAGACATCAATTATGCAAATGGATTTCGTTTTGCAATGCAAAATAGAAACCTATATTTTAATACTTCTTACAAAAATAAATTTGGCAATAATTGGAAATTTGAAACAGGAATTAGTTTTACAAATGACAACTCTAAACTAAAAATTATTGATGATAATGTAAATAGCAATCAAAATTCTGCTCATTTTAAATTCAAACTTAAAAAACTATTTTCTAATAGATTTAAATTAAACTTTGGTTCAGAATATTTTATTAGCGATTATAATGAAAATTACACACCAATAAATGCATCAAAATTCGAATACGGATTTAGCAACAACATATTCGCTTCATTTATAGAAACAGATATTTTCTTTTCTAAAAATTTAGCAACTAAAATTGGTGTTAGAGCAGAAAACACAGGCTTATTAAATGAGTTTACCTTATCACCAAGAGCTTCAATTTCTTATAAATCAAGTAAAAATTCTCAATTTTCTTTTGCTTATGGTCAGTTTTATCAAAATCCAAAAAGCAACTATTTAAAATTTTATAACAACTTTAAATCAGAAAACACATCGCATTTTATTGCCAATTATCAAGCAACAAAACAAGGGCAAATTTTTAGAATAGAAGCCTATTATAAAGATTATAACAATTTGGTAAAATACAATGAAACTCAGCCAACTTTTAACAGCACTTTTAATAACAACGGAAATGGTTATGCAAAAGGAATTGATGTTTTTTGGAGACAAAATGGTAAAATTAAAAACACAGATTATTGGGTTTCTTACTCATATTTAGACACAAAAAGAAATTACAGAAACTACACAACCTCTGCAACTCCTAATTTTGCAGCAAAGCACAACCTATCTCTTGTTACAAAACATTGGATTGAAGATTGGAAAAGTCAAGTTGGTTTTAGCTATAATTTTGCTTCTGGCAGAAATTATACAAACCCAAACAAACCTGGTTTTTTAAATAATAAAACAAAAAACTACAACTCATTAAGTTTAAATTGGGCGTATTTAATAAATCAACAAAAAATCTTATATTTCTCTGTAAATAATGCCTTAGGAACCAAAAATGTATTTGGTTATAATTACAAAAACACGCCAGATAATAATGGTAATTTCGATAGACAAGCAATTATACCTAATGCAGATCGCTTCTTTTTTGTAGGTTTTTTCTGGACAATTAGCGATAATAAAAAAACAAATCAGTTAAATAATTTATAA
- a CDS encoding GyrI-like domain-containing protein, with protein sequence MNSDKIAKENIARLNTAITFIEGNLSKKLSLEIISEKAYFSPFHFHRLFKLVVGETLHNFINRKRIEKSAAYLLHQKEKNITQIAEAVGFGDLSAFSKSFKKFYGISPNKFKEESPKKYSKISKNESKIGKVIVTFEQYICNINNALKWLQMNAKTEIKKTPRLDLAYIAHKGKMEAIGSIYNKLVKWATPKGLINEQTRMVTIYHDSPKITDPNNLRMSACIVLNDPIDLDEEVNLKILSPTKCIVSRLEIAPFEFQQAWESSFAFMVENGYKKSEIDPFEIYYNNAAEHKENKFIVDLCIPIL encoded by the coding sequence ATGAATTCTGATAAAATTGCGAAAGAAAATATTGCTCGTTTAAATACTGCAATCACTTTTATTGAAGGTAATTTATCAAAAAAATTATCTTTAGAAATTATATCAGAAAAAGCATACTTCTCTCCTTTTCATTTTCATAGGCTGTTTAAATTAGTTGTTGGAGAAACACTTCATAATTTTATCAATAGAAAAAGAATTGAAAAATCTGCAGCATATTTATTACATCAAAAAGAAAAAAATATTACGCAAATTGCAGAAGCTGTAGGTTTTGGTGATTTGTCTGCTTTTTCTAAATCTTTTAAAAAATTCTACGGAATTTCTCCAAACAAATTCAAAGAAGAAAGTCCAAAAAAATATAGCAAAATTAGCAAAAACGAAAGCAAGATTGGAAAAGTGATTGTTACTTTTGAGCAATATATTTGCAACATCAATAACGCTTTAAAATGGTTACAAATGAATGCAAAAACTGAAATTAAAAAAACTCCGAGATTAGACTTGGCTTACATTGCGCATAAAGGAAAAATGGAAGCAATTGGAAGTATTTATAATAAATTAGTAAAATGGGCAACTCCAAAAGGTTTGATAAACGAACAAACAAGAATGGTTACTATTTATCATGATAGCCCTAAAATTACAGATCCTAATAATTTAAGAATGAGCGCTTGTATTGTTTTAAATGACCCTATTGATCTTGATGAAGAAGTAAATTTAAAAATATTAAGTCCTACAAAATGTATTGTTTCTCGATTAGAAATTGCACCTTTTGAGTTTCAACAAGCGTGGGAATCTTCTTTTGCTTTTATGGTAGAAAATGGTTACAAAAAGTCCGAAATTGATCCGTTTGAAATTTATTACAACAACGCAGCAGAACATAAAGAAAACAAGTTTATTGTAGATTTATGTATTCCTATTTTGTAA
- a CDS encoding NAD(P)/FAD-dependent oxidoreductase, translating to MNIPQSSFPRIVIIGGGFAGLAAARGLEKQELQVVLIDKHNYHTFQPLLYQVATGGLEPDSIAFPLRKRFNDVENFYFRLADVEKINPETNSIETSIGNLEYDELIIATGSTTNFFGNTNIQKFTMEMKSIPQSLNIRSLILENFEEALLTSNMDERNALMNFVIVGGGPTGVELAGALAEMKKGILPKDYPDLDIRQMQINLIQSSDCLLKGMSAKASEKAEDFLINLGVNVWKNLRVLDYDGKTVTTNSEDSFVAETVIWAAGVKGELIDGLATECVIERAARIKVDEFNKVINYKNVYAIGDVACMSSEKNPYGHPMMAQPAIQQGKLVAKNILAKLFNKEQKAFVYNDKGSMATIGRNKAVVDLPKWKFQGVFAWFVWMFVHLFSLIGFRNKAIVFLNWVYNYIRFDRETRLIIRPYKKKNKYSFKE from the coding sequence ATGAATATTCCACAGTCAAGTTTTCCTAGAATTGTTATTATTGGTGGTGGATTTGCTGGTTTAGCTGCTGCAAGAGGTTTAGAAAAACAAGAATTACAAGTTGTTTTAATAGACAAACATAATTATCATACTTTTCAACCTCTATTATATCAAGTTGCAACGGGTGGTTTAGAACCAGATTCTATTGCTTTTCCGTTAAGAAAACGTTTTAATGATGTAGAAAATTTCTATTTTAGATTAGCTGATGTAGAAAAAATAAACCCCGAAACTAATTCTATTGAAACCTCAATTGGGAATTTAGAATACGATGAATTAATTATTGCAACAGGTTCTACAACCAACTTTTTTGGAAATACCAACATCCAAAAGTTTACGATGGAAATGAAATCCATTCCACAATCTTTAAACATTAGAAGTTTAATTTTAGAAAATTTTGAAGAAGCACTTTTAACATCAAATATGGATGAAAGAAATGCTTTAATGAATTTTGTAATTGTTGGTGGTGGACCAACTGGAGTTGAATTGGCTGGCGCTTTAGCAGAAATGAAAAAAGGAATTTTACCTAAAGATTATCCTGATTTAGACATCCGTCAAATGCAAATAAATTTAATTCAAAGTTCTGATTGTCTCTTAAAAGGAATGAGTGCAAAAGCATCAGAAAAAGCAGAAGATTTTTTAATTAATTTAGGCGTAAATGTTTGGAAAAATTTACGCGTTTTAGATTATGATGGAAAAACAGTTACTACAAATAGCGAAGATTCATTTGTAGCAGAAACCGTTATTTGGGCTGCTGGTGTAAAAGGTGAACTAATTGATGGTTTAGCAACAGAATGTGTTATTGAAAGAGCTGCTAGAATAAAAGTAGATGAATTTAATAAAGTTATAAATTATAAAAATGTCTATGCAATTGGTGATGTAGCTTGTATGTCATCAGAAAAAAATCCTTATGGCCATCCAATGATGGCGCAACCTGCTATTCAGCAAGGAAAATTAGTTGCAAAAAATATTTTGGCTAAATTGTTTAACAAAGAACAAAAAGCATTTGTTTATAATGACAAAGGTTCTATGGCTACAATTGGTAGAAATAAGGCGGTAGTAGATTTACCAAAATGGAAATTTCAAGGAGTTTTTGCTTGGTTTGTTTGGATGTTTGTTCACTTATTTTCTTTAATTGGGTTTAGAAACAAAGCTATTGTTTTTCTAAATTGGGTTTATAATTATATTCGTTTTGATAGAGAAACTAGATTAATTATTAGACCTTATAAAAAGAAAAATAAGTATTCTTTTAAAGAATAA